The window GTAAGTCACCTTACAAGGTGTTTTTTCTTGCATAGTAGGGTAAACTACCCCTCCGTAAATAGGACTCAGGAAACGCTATGCATTGCCCATTTTGCTCAGCTGTAGATACGAAAGTCATCGACTCGCGTCTGGTTGGTGAAGGTTCTCAAGTCCGTAGACGCCGTCAATGTTTGGTTTGTCATGAACGTTTTACTACGTTTGAAGTGGCAGAGCTTGTCATGCCTCGAGTTATTAAAAGTGATGGGGTGCGTGAGCCGTTTGACGAAGAAAAACTTAATCGTGGTATGCAAAAAGCGCTAGAAAAACGCCCCGTTAGCTCTGATGATATCGAGCAAGCCATTATTTCTATTAAATCCCAGCTTCGAGCCACAGGGGAACGTGAAGTTCCATCAAAGTTAATCGGTAGCTTGGTGATGGACGAGCTGAAAAAGCTCGATAAAGTGGCGTATATCCGTTTTGCTTCGGTTTACCGTAGTTTTGAAGATGTGCGTGAATTTGGCGAAGAAATCGCAAAATTACAGGACTAGCGCCAATGATTGAACAAGATAACATTTACATGGCGCGTGCCTTTGAATTGGCGCGTCTTGGGCGTTTTACTACCTCCCCGAATCCAAATGTCGGTTGTGTGATTGTGCGTGATGGTGAAATTGTTGGTGAGGGGTACCATTACAAAGCCGGTGAGCCTCATGCAGAAGTGCATGCACTGCGAATGGCAGGGGATAAAGCCAAAGGCGCTACGGTGTACGTCACTCTTGAGCCTTGTAGCCACCATGGGCGTACACCGCCTTGTGCAGAAGCACTAATTAATGCTGGTGTGAGCCGCGTTGTTGCTGCAATGCAAGACCCCAATCCGCAAGTTGCAGGTCGTGGTCTGTATATGTTGTCTCAAGCGGGTATTGAAACTTGCAGTCATGTTTTATTAGATGAAGCTGAAGCGGCAAACCGTGGTTTCTTAAAACGCATGCGTACTGGTTTCCCTTATATTCAATTAAAACTCGCATCCTCATTAGATGGCAAGACAGCACTAGAGTCAGGGGAAAGTAAGTGGATCACTAGCGCCGCTGCGCGTAAAGATGTCCAAGAATTTCGCGCACAAGCTAGCGCTATTTTAAGTACCAGCCGCACGGTTATTGCAGATGATCCATCACTGACCGTGCGTTGGAACGAGCTTCCAGCAGATATTCAGCAAATTTATCCAGAAAGCCAAGTGCGCCAACCAATTCGCATTATACTCGATAACCACAATCTTGTGACGGCTGACCATAAAGTGACTCAACTTGATGGCGAGTGCTGGTTAGTCCGCGCTCATCCAGATGTTGATGCATCATGGCAAGGGCAGGTTGAGCAAATTGCCGTTCCAGCAGATGACAACGGCACTGACCTTGTTATTTTGATGATGCAACTGGCAAAACGTAACGTAAACAGCATTTGGGTAGAGGCGGGAGCAAAGCTTGCAGGCTCATTACTCAAACTCGGGATTGTTGATGAACTGATTGTGTATATTGCCCCTAAATTACTTGGTAACAATGCACGCGGCTTGGTTGATTTTCCAGCATTAAATGCCTTGGTTGATGCGCCAAAATTTGAATTTACAGATGTGACAAAAGTCGGTGATGACCTGCGTGTCAGGTTACGTCCTGTCTGGTAGGTGCGTTTTTTTTAAATTCGCGCATACGATAAACGAAAGAATGTGATAAAATCCGCGCCCCGCGGGTTATAATTAATATTAGAGGAAGACGATGAACGTAATTAAAGGTGTTGTTGCTGCGCCAAAAGCGCGTGTTGCTATCGCGATTGCTCGTTTTAACAACTTTATTAATGATAGTCTGCTGGAAGGGGCTGTTGATGCGTTAGAGCGCATTGGTCAGGTTTCAAACGACAATATTACTATCGTTTGGGTGCCTGGCGCCTATGAACTACCATTAACCGTGAAAGCACTGGTTGAAACCAAAAAATACGATGCTGTTATTGCATTAGGTACTGTTATCCGTGGTGGTACTGCTCACTTTGAATACGTTGCAGGTGAGTGTAGCTCAGGTCTGTCCCATGTTGCAATGAACAGTGAAGTGCCTGTCACTTTTGGTGTATTAACCACTGAAAATATCGAACAAGCTATTGAACGTGCTGGTACTAAAGCGGGTAACAAAGGTGCTGAAGCTGCATTGACTGCACTTGAAATGATTAATGTGATTAAAGCCATCAAAGGCAAATAATACACAAATGATGTGAGGTCACATGGTGGGGTATAAGCCACCATGTGGCATAACGGTTTTGTGTATAGTTTTTAAATTTAAGGGGAATCTTGTGAAACCTGCTGCTCGTCGCCGCGCTCGTGAGTGTGCTGTACAGGCCATTTATTCATGGCAATTATCTGGCAATCCAATTGCTGAAGTCGAATATGAGTTTATTGCTGAACAGGACATGTCAGACGTTGACGTAAACTATTTTCGTGAACTGTTATCCGGTGTTGCGACTAATGCAACTAAGCTTGATCAACTGATGGCGCCTTATCTATCTCGCCAACTCGAAGAGCTGGGGCAGGTGGAAAAAGCGATTTTACGTGTCTCCATGTTTGAATTAAGTTTCCGCGAAGATGTACCTTATAAAGTGGCAATCAATGAAGGCATTGAATTAGCGAAAGTTTTTGGCGCAGAAGATAGCCATAAGTTCGTTAATGGCGTATTAGATAAAGCGGCACCTGCGGTTCGCCGTAAAAAATAATAATATCAGGGTTCCCTCCTGTAACACTACAGTCGTCGAGAGGTAGGCTGGGTTCCAGCCTACCTTTGTACTTATAGGTTCGTCATACTTTAAGTTACAGATGTACTGACTAGAATTGGCTTAGATGCAGATTTTCGTCGACTTTAGGTAGTACAATTATTAACTGCCTATTTGTAACTTGAATTATTCAGAGTATAAATTATTTATTTCGTTTAAAACGAAAATAGAGATAGCGAAAACGGAAAATCTACCATGTCATATGGCGAATTTGACCTCATCGCACGTTACTTTAACCGTCAAACCACTAACCGACGTGACGTAAATATCGGTATTGGAGATGACTGTGCGTTGATGACCATCCCGGAAAAACAGCAATTAGCTGTGAGTACTGACACCCTCGTTTCCGGCATTCATTTCCTACCTACGATTTCTCCCGCTGACCTTGCGTATAAATCATTAGCCTCCAATTTAAGTGATCTTGCTGCAATGGGCGCTGATCCTGCATGGGTTTCTTTAGCTATTACACTTCCTTGCGTTGATTGTGAGTGGCTACAGTCATTTAGTGATAGCTTGTTCGAACAACTCAATTACTACGGGATGCAATTGATTGGTGGTGATACCACTCGTGGACCTATGAGCTTAACCTATACCGTGCACGGCTTAGTGCCAATTGGCAAAGCGATGTCTCGTGCGGGGGCGCGTAATGGCGATTGGATTTATGTGACAGGAACCTTGGGGGATAGTGCTGCCGGGCTTGCGATTTTACAAGATAAACTGCATGTTTCGAATGCAGAAGATAAAGCGTGGTTAGTCGCGCGCCATTTACGTCCTCAGCCACGCATTTTACAAGGTCAAGCGCTACGTAATTTAGCGTCCTCAGCGATTGATATTTCTGATGGCTTGGTTTCTGACTTGGCACATATCTTGAAAGCCAGTGGTTGCGGTGCGCGGATCAATTTAGATTCATTGCCACAATCGGAAGCGTTAAAACACAGTTGTAGTGTAGAGCAAGGGCGCTTATGGTCGCTTAGTGGCGGCGAAGATTATGAGCTGTGTTTTACGGTGCCTGAAATTAACCGTGGTGCACTAGAAATGGCATTAGCGCATACGGGTTCGGGTTTCACCTGTATTGGGCAGATCAAACCTCAATCAGAAGGGATCCGCTACTTTTGCAATAACCAAGAGGTTGATATAAACCTTAAGGGTTTCGATCACTTTGTTTCGGAAGGTGTCTATGGCGACTAGCCAAGAAAAAGCAGAAGCCAAAAAACGGTTAAATATGCGCAATCCGTGGCACCTACTGGCTACAGGGTTCGGCAGTGGATTATCACCTATTATTCCTGGCACGATGGGTTCATTAGCCGCTATTCCATTTTGGTTACTGATGGCAAGAATGCCGGTTTGGAGCCTATGGGTGGTTATTATCGTGGGCTTTTGGATTGGCTGTATGATTTGCCAGCGTACTTCCGACGATATGAAGATTCATGATCATGGCAGTATTGTATGGGATGAGTTTATCGGTATGTGGATCACGTTAATGGCGATCCCTGTCGTGGATTTTGAGTGGGTGGTTACTGCCTTCTTTATCTTCCGTATTTATGACATGTGGAAGCCTTGGCCGATCCGTATTTTTGACCGTAAAGTCGGTGGCGGGTTTGGCATTATGATCGATGATATCATTGCCGCGATTTTTGCTTATATCACTATTTGGCTTTGTGTTTTCTTTAATTTACTTCCATTTTTATAAGTCGGACGAGAAAGGCCATCAATGGATGGCCTGAGGTTGTTGACAAAGTGGGATAAAAGCGTGGTTTTTCCCACTTTGTGTTATCAGGCGAAAATCAATATATTGATTTTCCTTGTTTATTTTCAAAACCTATCCACCCTGCCGCCAAACCTGTTATGTTTGTCAGCAGTCTGAGGCCATCCATTGATGGCCTCTTATTCGCTATCATAAAAAATTATTTTTCTCGCCGGCTAATGCCCATAACTGATGTTTGTGCTAACGTTAGCCCCTTAGTTTCTGGGGCAAAAAGTATTGAAACGACCAAGCCTAATAAGGAAACACCAGCCCCCATCAATACCACGTTATTAATACCGTATTTACTGATAAATACCGGTAAAGCCCATGTGGAAAAAATAGTTCCTATGCGGCTAATCGACATGATCACACCAACAGCAGAAGCACGAATGTCAGTTGGGAATAACTCGTTTGGATAAAGCCATTGTAAGATCCCCGGTCCGCCAGAGAAAAAGGCATAGATGCCAAACATGATGATCACCAAACAGATCCCAAGGTTGGAGAATAAGCCGAGGATCGCTAGGGCAAGGGTCATAATGGCGAAGCTGCCAATAAGTAATGGACGCCTGCCCATTTTATTGAGCCAATACATGGCAGGTACGCAGCCTAGCATAAAAAATAGACTGATCACGACGTTACCGAGGGCTGCATTTTTACCTTGATCCCAGCCCAACTGACCGACAATTTGAGGTCCAAAGGTGTAAATGGCAAACATGGGGATCACTTGGCAAGTCCAAATAACAGCGGTAAATAAGACGAAGGAAAAATGACGCTGGTTAAAGAGCTGACGAAAATGGGTTTTTTTCTGTTCTTCTGCTTCAAATACCACGGGTTGGCCGAATAATTTTTCCATCATTTTTTCGCATTCTTTGATCCGCCCTTTACGTATCAACCAAAGTGGGGATTCAGGCAAATCAAATCGGCCAATCAAAATGACGATACACGGGATCACCGCACTGCCTAACATCCAACGCCAGCCCCCTTCAACATCATACAACGCATAACCGACAAGGTTGGCACATGTCGCCCCCACATACCACATAGCAGCAATAAAACCGACGGCAAATGCCCGTTGCTTTGTGTTGGAAAATTCAGTGATCATTGAGGTAGCGATAGGATAATCAGCCCCAATGACGATACCAATCAAGAAACGCATGAGAAGTAATTGCAGTGGCGTGGA of the Providencia rettgeri genome contains:
- the ribE gene encoding 6,7-dimethyl-8-ribityllumazine synthase, whose product is MNVIKGVVAAPKARVAIAIARFNNFINDSLLEGAVDALERIGQVSNDNITIVWVPGAYELPLTVKALVETKKYDAVIALGTVIRGGTAHFEYVAGECSSGLSHVAMNSEVPVTFGVLTTENIEQAIERAGTKAGNKGAEAALTALEMINVIKAIKGK
- the ribD gene encoding bifunctional diaminohydroxyphosphoribosylaminopyrimidine deaminase/5-amino-6-(5-phosphoribosylamino)uracil reductase RibD; translation: MEQDNIYMARAFELARLGRFTTSPNPNVGCVIVRDGEIVGEGYHYKAGEPHAEVHALRMAGDKAKGATVYVTLEPCSHHGRTPPCAEALINAGVSRVVAAMQDPNPQVAGRGLYMLSQAGIETCSHVLLDEAEAANRGFLKRMRTGFPYIQLKLASSLDGKTALESGESKWITSAAARKDVQEFRAQASAILSTSRTVIADDPSLTVRWNELPADIQQIYPESQVRQPIRIILDNHNLVTADHKVTQLDGECWLVRAHPDVDASWQGQVEQIAVPADDNGTDLVILMMQLAKRNVNSIWVEAGAKLAGSLLKLGIVDELIVYIAPKLLGNNARGLVDFPALNALVDAPKFEFTDVTKVGDDLRVRLRPVW
- the nrdR gene encoding transcriptional regulator NrdR, with protein sequence MHCPFCSAVDTKVIDSRLVGEGSQVRRRRQCLVCHERFTTFEVAELVMPRVIKSDGVREPFDEEKLNRGMQKALEKRPVSSDDIEQAIISIKSQLRATGEREVPSKLIGSLVMDELKKLDKVAYIRFASVYRSFEDVREFGEEIAKLQD
- the pgpA gene encoding phosphatidylglycerophosphatase A, with translation MATSQEKAEAKKRLNMRNPWHLLATGFGSGLSPIIPGTMGSLAAIPFWLLMARMPVWSLWVVIIVGFWIGCMICQRTSDDMKIHDHGSIVWDEFIGMWITLMAIPVVDFEWVVTAFFIFRIYDMWKPWPIRIFDRKVGGGFGIMIDDIIAAIFAYITIWLCVFFNLLPFL
- the nusB gene encoding transcription antitermination factor NusB, producing MKPAARRRARECAVQAIYSWQLSGNPIAEVEYEFIAEQDMSDVDVNYFRELLSGVATNATKLDQLMAPYLSRQLEELGQVEKAILRVSMFELSFREDVPYKVAINEGIELAKVFGAEDSHKFVNGVLDKAAPAVRRKK
- the thiL gene encoding thiamine-phosphate kinase, producing the protein MSYGEFDLIARYFNRQTTNRRDVNIGIGDDCALMTIPEKQQLAVSTDTLVSGIHFLPTISPADLAYKSLASNLSDLAAMGADPAWVSLAITLPCVDCEWLQSFSDSLFEQLNYYGMQLIGGDTTRGPMSLTYTVHGLVPIGKAMSRAGARNGDWIYVTGTLGDSAAGLAILQDKLHVSNAEDKAWLVARHLRPQPRILQGQALRNLASSAIDISDGLVSDLAHILKASGCGARINLDSLPQSEALKHSCSVEQGRLWSLSGGEDYELCFTVPEINRGALEMALAHTGSGFTCIGQIKPQSEGIRYFCNNQEVDINLKGFDHFVSEGVYGD
- a CDS encoding MFS transporter, with product MMKPKSFDDIQFSSVHRRIMLWGSGGPFLDGYVLVLIGVALEQLTPVLNLSSEWIGLLGAATLAGLFIGTSLFGYICDQVGRRKMFLIDIVAIGVISVATMFVSTPLQLLLMRFLIGIVIGADYPIATSMITEFSNTKQRAFAVGFIAAMWYVGATCANLVGYALYDVEGGWRWMLGSAVIPCIVILIGRFDLPESPLWLIRKGRIKECEKMMEKLFGQPVVFEAEEQKKTHFRQLFNQRHFSFVLFTAVIWTCQVIPMFAIYTFGPQIVGQLGWDQGKNAALGNVVISLFFMLGCVPAMYWLNKMGRRPLLIGSFAIMTLALAILGLFSNLGICLVIIMFGIYAFFSGGPGILQWLYPNELFPTDIRASAVGVIMSISRIGTIFSTWALPVFISKYGINNVVLMGAGVSLLGLVVSILFAPETKGLTLAQTSVMGISRREK